A single region of the Kryptolebias marmoratus isolate JLee-2015 linkage group LG10, ASM164957v2, whole genome shotgun sequence genome encodes:
- the LOC108241762 gene encoding tubulin beta-4B chain: MREIVHLQAGQCGNQIGAKFWEVISDEHGIDPTGTYHGDSDLQLERINVYYNEATGGKYVPRAVLVDLEPGTMDSVRSGPFGQVFRPDNFVFGQSGAGNNWAKGHYTEGAELVDSVLDVVRKEAESCDCLQGFQLTHSLGGGTGSGMGTLLISKIREEYPDRIMNTFSVVPSPKVSDTVVEPYNATLSVHQLVENTDETYCIDNEALYDICFRTLKLTTPTYGDLNHLVSATMSGVTTCLRFPGQLNADLRKLAVNMVPFPRLHFFMPGFAPLTSRGSQQYRALTVPELTMQMFDAKNMMAACDPRHGRYLTVAAIFRGRMSMKEVDEQMLNVQNKNSSYFVEWIPNNVKTAVCDIPPRGLKMAATFIGNSTAIQELFKRISEQFTAMFRRKAFLHWYTGEGMDEMEFTEAESNMNDLVSEYQQYQDATAEEEGEFEEEGEEDVA; this comes from the exons ttCTGGGAGGTGATCAGCGACGAACATGGCATCGACCCGACCGGGACCTACCACGGGGACAGCGACCTGCAGCTGGAGCGGATCAACGTGTATTACAACGAGGCTACAG gtgGTAAATATGTCCCTCGTGCGGTTCTGGTGGACTTGGAGCCCGGCACGATGGACTCTGTGAGGTCTGGTCCTTTCGGTCAGGTGTTCAGACCTGACAACTTTGTCTTTG gCCAGAGTGGTGCCGGTAATAACTGGGCTAAAGGCCACTAcactgaaggagctgagctggtGGACTCTGTTCTGGATGTGGTGAGAAAAGAGGCAGAAAGCTGCGACTGCCTGCAGGGCTTCCAGCTCACACACTCTCTGGGAGGAGGCACGGGCTCTGGCATGGGCACGCTCCTTATCAGCAAGATCCGAGAGGAGTATCCAGACCGCATCATGAACACTTTCAGCGTTGTGCCCTCACCTAAG GTGTCAGACACGGTGGTAGAGCCCTACAACGCCACACTCTCTGTCCACCAGCTGGTCGAGAACACCGATGAGACCTACTGCATTGATAATGAGGCCCTGTATGACATCTGCTTCCGTACACTGAAACTCACCACACCCACCTATGGTGACCTCAACCACCTCGTCTCAGCCACCATGAGCGGGGTGACCACCTGCCTGCGCTTCCCTGGCCAGCTGAACGCCGATCTGAGGAAACTGGCTGTCAACATGGTGCCCTTCCCCAGACTGCACTTCTTCATGCCGGGCTTTGCCCCCCTGACGAGCCGCGGCAGCCAGCAGTACAG gGCTCTAACAGTCCCTGAGCTCACCATGCAGATGTTTGATGCCAAAAACATGATGGCGGCCTGTGACCCGCGCCACGGGCGGTATCTAACGGTCGCTGCCATCTTCAGAGGACGCATGTCCATGAAAGAAGTGGACGAGCAGATGCTGAATGTGCAGAACAAGAACAGCAGCTACTTTGTGGAGTGGATCCCCAACAACGTGAAGACCGCCGTCTGTGACATCCCTCCACGTGgtctcaagatggccgccacttTTATCGGCAACAGCACGGCCATCCAGGAGCTGTTCAAACGCATCTCAGAGCAGTTCACCGCCATGTTCCGCCGCAAAGCCTTCCTCCACTG GTACACCGGCGAAGGCATGGATGAGATGGAGTTCACTGAGGCAGAGAGCAACATGAATGACCTGGTGTCCGAGTACCAGCAGTACCAGGACGCCACCGCCGAGGAAGAGGGGGAGTTCGAGGAGGAAGGCGAGGAGGACGTGGCCTAA